A stretch of Thermomicrobium roseum DSM 5159 DNA encodes these proteins:
- a CDS encoding flavin monoamine oxidase family protein yields MGEPIREDRVLVLGGGIAGLVAAWELHRAGVAVELLEARDRVGGRLWTSDEYGPFPVELGAEFIHGDRVITWRFLRMFGLRAIDDPSQDRRFVGANGRILPSGELSRPVGEAIFAPLSQAAEAWFASGEPDTDLATALRWWASRQGITITPELWELWETLAAIGWSADLAEIGAAGEVEATYEGDGWRNWRIAEGQQALARRIAEELGSVIRLGSAVSRVEWGNEGVRVWASDGEHRGRWAIVALPLGVLQAGTIEFVPELPEPLREAIDRLLPGRSLKMVVEFTYDPWGPEIGCLFVTTPHGIWERPGLGFAASEPVFSLLTGGRDAARLGALPPEQAVREVVQALGAVLGQELTGRVRRAQVIDWTRDPWCRGGYSVVPPGGAGLRARFGQPIGDRLVFAGEHTSVVRPSTVHGAIESGLRAAEQIRALRSATAAGA; encoded by the coding sequence GTGGGCGAGCCGATACGCGAGGATCGCGTCCTCGTTCTCGGTGGCGGGATCGCCGGTCTGGTCGCTGCCTGGGAGCTGCACCGAGCCGGCGTCGCGGTCGAACTGCTGGAGGCGCGTGACCGAGTCGGCGGCCGACTCTGGACGAGTGACGAGTATGGTCCGTTCCCGGTCGAGCTGGGTGCGGAATTCATCCACGGTGATCGCGTGATCACCTGGCGGTTTCTCCGGATGTTCGGGCTGCGCGCGATCGACGATCCGAGCCAAGACCGGCGTTTCGTCGGAGCGAATGGCCGCATCCTGCCCTCGGGGGAGCTGTCACGGCCGGTCGGCGAGGCGATCTTCGCGCCGCTGAGCCAGGCTGCTGAAGCATGGTTCGCATCCGGCGAGCCGGACACCGATCTGGCGACGGCGCTTCGCTGGTGGGCGTCGCGGCAGGGGATCACGATCACCCCGGAGCTGTGGGAACTCTGGGAGACGCTGGCGGCGATCGGCTGGTCAGCGGATCTGGCGGAGATCGGCGCGGCTGGCGAGGTGGAGGCGACGTACGAGGGTGATGGCTGGCGCAATTGGCGGATCGCCGAAGGACAGCAAGCGCTCGCCCGGCGTATCGCGGAGGAACTGGGTTCGGTGATCCGGCTCGGCTCGGCCGTGAGCCGCGTGGAATGGGGAAACGAGGGTGTACGGGTCTGGGCCTCGGACGGTGAGCATCGTGGCCGGTGGGCGATCGTTGCGCTCCCGCTCGGGGTGTTGCAGGCAGGCACCATCGAGTTCGTTCCGGAGCTTCCCGAACCGCTCAGGGAAGCGATCGACCGGCTCCTCCCTGGGCGCTCGCTCAAGATGGTCGTCGAGTTCACGTACGATCCGTGGGGCCCGGAGATCGGGTGTCTCTTCGTGACCACGCCGCACGGCATCTGGGAACGGCCGGGGCTCGGTTTCGCCGCATCCGAGCCGGTCTTCAGCTTGCTGACTGGCGGGCGGGATGCGGCCCGGCTCGGTGCGCTGCCGCCGGAGCAGGCGGTGCGTGAGGTTGTCCAGGCGCTCGGGGCAGTGCTGGGTCAGGAACTCACCGGCAGGGTGCGCCGAGCGCAGGTGATCGATTGGACGCGCGATCCCTGGTGCCGCGGTGGCTACTCGGTCGTCCCGCCCGGTGGGGCAGGATTGCGGGCTCGCTTCGGCCAGCCGATCGGCGACCGGCTCGTGTTCGCTGGCGAGCATACGAGCGTCGTGCGACCGTCGACGGTGCACGGGGCGATCGAGAGTGGACTGCGAGCGGCCGAGCAGATCCGCGCGCTCCGCAGCGCGACAGCAGCGGGCGCCTGA
- a CDS encoding cbb3-type cytochrome c oxidase subunit I: MAGNAHSNVAARRSVEQAALAYMVTGFAVFLLMGLLGLLMRLQHAGLIDLGPRWFYRIMTLHGAGMVAGVLLASLGGVSQVITARIRLSPRLLWSAYVVYFLGSGLVVLATLVGGFAAGWTTTYPLPVRGDWPVSATWAFLLGYTLVAVAFLLWCLAVLVGARRAFGGLTSALAWPVLFRHPVGTGQPIPTGPELAATVVAIDGVIAVLAGVVYLVPIFAQLLGLVSGFDVLFAKNMLFLFGHTLVNLNIYLAVALVYATLGAYTGRAFKMSFPVALAFNLVIVLVLLPYFHHLYQDFAQPLPLHLVGQFGSYAVGVPAFFVTIVGSLGLLYGSRVRWSAPVIFILAGLWGWTVGGMAAVIDGTIAINNVMHNTLWVPAHFHSYYLFGAAGYTWAYLFHRLSGVEGWASSALARRLAWLYAIGAGGFVLAFFLSGLQSVPRRYAVHLPEWQGLAQAAVPFVLLLVIAFGGLLLMALRSVPAAWRLPVAEPTGDD, translated from the coding sequence ATGGCTGGCAATGCCCACAGCAACGTCGCGGCACGGCGGTCGGTCGAACAGGCAGCGCTCGCCTACATGGTGACCGGATTCGCGGTCTTCTTGCTGATGGGTCTGCTCGGCCTCCTGATGCGCCTCCAGCACGCGGGGTTGATCGATCTCGGACCGCGCTGGTTCTACCGCATCATGACCCTGCATGGGGCTGGCATGGTGGCGGGTGTCCTTCTGGCCTCGCTGGGAGGCGTCTCCCAGGTGATCACTGCGCGGATTCGGCTGAGCCCGCGCCTGCTGTGGAGCGCCTATGTCGTCTATTTCCTGGGATCAGGGCTTGTCGTGTTGGCGACGCTGGTCGGTGGCTTCGCGGCTGGTTGGACGACGACGTATCCCCTGCCGGTGCGCGGTGACTGGCCGGTCAGCGCGACGTGGGCGTTCCTGCTCGGCTATACGTTGGTGGCGGTGGCCTTTCTGCTTTGGTGCCTGGCGGTGCTGGTGGGGGCACGACGCGCCTTCGGCGGACTCACGAGTGCGCTCGCCTGGCCGGTGCTGTTCCGCCATCCAGTCGGAACGGGGCAGCCGATTCCGACCGGGCCGGAACTGGCGGCGACCGTGGTGGCGATCGACGGGGTGATCGCTGTCCTAGCAGGAGTCGTCTATCTGGTGCCCATCTTCGCGCAGTTACTTGGGCTGGTGAGCGGGTTCGACGTCCTCTTCGCGAAGAACATGCTCTTCCTTTTCGGGCATACACTCGTGAACTTGAACATCTATCTGGCTGTCGCGCTCGTCTACGCGACGCTCGGTGCCTATACCGGGCGCGCGTTCAAGATGAGCTTTCCGGTTGCGCTGGCCTTCAACCTGGTCATCGTTCTGGTCCTGTTACCGTACTTCCATCATCTCTACCAGGACTTCGCGCAGCCTCTCCCGCTCCATCTCGTCGGGCAGTTCGGCTCCTATGCAGTCGGTGTACCGGCCTTTTTCGTCACGATCGTGGGGAGTCTCGGGCTCCTCTATGGGTCGCGCGTGCGCTGGTCGGCGCCGGTCATCTTCATTCTGGCTGGTCTGTGGGGTTGGACGGTCGGCGGGATGGCTGCGGTCATCGATGGGACGATCGCCATCAACAACGTGATGCACAACACGCTCTGGGTCCCGGCCCACTTCCACTCCTACTATCTCTTCGGCGCGGCCGGCTATACCTGGGCGTATCTCTTCCACCGGCTGAGCGGTGTCGAGGGGTGGGCAAGCTCGGCGCTGGCCCGCCGGCTGGCCTGGTTGTACGCGATCGGTGCCGGTGGCTTCGTCCTGGCTTTCTTCCTCTCCGGGCTCCAGAGTGTGCCGCGCCGCTACGCAGTGCATCTGCCGGAATGGCAAGGACTGGCGCAGGCGGCAGTGCCGTTCGTCCTCCTGCTGGTGATCGCTTTCGGTGGACTCTTGCTCATGGCGTTGCGGAGCGTCCCGGCCGCTTGGCGGCTGCCGGTCGCCGAGCCGACCGGGGACGACTGA
- a CDS encoding pyridoxal phosphate-dependent aminotransferase: MQDLLAERMGRLGTESAFEVLARARALEAQGRSIIHLEIGEPDFDTPPHIVEAAIEALRGGDTHYTPAAGLPELRAAIAEEVSRTRGIPVEPDRVVVTPGGKPIMFFTILALAEEGAEVIYPDPGFPIYESVIRFAGATPVPLPLREELGFAFDPDELRRLVTKRTRLVIVNSPHNPTGAVIGREVLEELARLAQEYGFIVLSDEIYRRIVYDVEAPSIASLPGMAERTVILDGFSKTYAMTGWRLGYGVAPRWLAEHLVRLAVNCHSCVPGFTQRAGLAALRGPQDAVDRMVAEFRRRRDAVVAGLNSLPGVRCAVPAGAFYVFPNVTETGRSASELARELLEQAGVAVLAGTAFGRYGEGYLRLSFANSLENLLEAIERMRRYLG, translated from the coding sequence CTGCAGGACCTTTTGGCGGAGCGGATGGGCCGGCTGGGGACCGAGAGTGCTTTCGAAGTGCTGGCGCGGGCCCGTGCGCTGGAAGCGCAGGGGCGCTCGATCATCCATCTCGAGATCGGGGAGCCTGACTTCGATACGCCGCCGCATATCGTGGAAGCGGCGATCGAGGCCTTGCGCGGCGGGGATACCCACTACACGCCAGCAGCCGGTCTACCGGAGCTGCGAGCGGCGATCGCCGAGGAGGTGAGCCGGACGCGTGGCATCCCGGTCGAGCCAGATCGCGTCGTGGTTACACCTGGCGGTAAGCCGATCATGTTCTTCACGATCCTGGCGCTCGCCGAGGAGGGTGCTGAGGTCATCTATCCGGATCCGGGTTTTCCGATCTACGAGTCGGTGATCCGCTTTGCGGGGGCGACGCCGGTTCCCTTGCCGCTCCGTGAGGAACTCGGTTTCGCCTTCGATCCGGACGAGTTGCGCCGGCTGGTGACGAAACGCACGCGGCTGGTCATCGTGAACTCGCCACACAATCCGACCGGTGCGGTCATCGGGCGTGAGGTGCTCGAGGAGTTGGCGCGCTTGGCCCAGGAGTACGGTTTCATCGTGCTTTCCGACGAGATCTATCGGCGCATCGTGTACGATGTCGAGGCGCCGAGTATCGCTAGCCTGCCGGGCATGGCCGAGCGGACGGTGATCCTGGACGGTTTTTCCAAGACCTATGCCATGACCGGCTGGCGACTCGGCTATGGGGTAGCCCCGCGCTGGCTGGCCGAACACCTGGTGCGCCTGGCGGTCAATTGCCACTCGTGCGTCCCTGGCTTCACGCAGCGGGCAGGGCTGGCGGCACTGCGGGGCCCACAGGATGCGGTCGATCGGATGGTCGCCGAGTTCCGGCGGCGACGCGATGCGGTCGTGGCTGGCTTGAACAGCCTGCCGGGAGTCCGCTGTGCGGTGCCAGCGGGCGCGTTCTACGTGTTTCCCAACGTGACGGAGACCGGTCGATCGGCGAGCGAACTCGCCCGCGAGCTGCTGGAGCAGGCGGGGGTCGCCGTGCTGGCCGGGACCGCGTTCGGTCGCTACGGTGAGGGGTATCTCCGGTTGTCCTTCGCCAACTCGCTGGAGAACTTGCTGGAGGCGATCGAACGGATGCGACGCTACCTCGGCTGA
- a CDS encoding formate/nitrite transporter family protein, protein MRGRIVVRGGGKVTMRGMAERQDGQVEERSESVPPPVLVALMLEAAEKKAHLPIAALLARGAASGALLGAATLLAMTAWAQGLPRLVGAVVFPVGFCMLVLLGLELATGNFALLPAAWYRRRITAAAVVRNWGWVYLGNCLGSIGFAVLAVASLTGWWSHEAGPLGEQLRQLAASKVLLYRESGWLGWSTALTKGVLANWLVTVGTALAFVSRSTSGKIAAMWLPIMTFFGLGYEHSIVNLFVIPAGMLAGAPIGVGTWLIWNQVPSTLGNVIGGALFTGLPLVWTHGER, encoded by the coding sequence ATGCGGGGCCGGATCGTCGTCCGCGGGGGCGGGAAGGTGACCATGCGCGGGATGGCGGAGCGCCAGGATGGGCAGGTCGAGGAACGCAGCGAGAGCGTGCCACCGCCAGTGCTCGTCGCGCTGATGCTCGAGGCAGCGGAGAAGAAGGCGCATCTTCCGATCGCGGCGCTGCTGGCTCGCGGCGCTGCCAGCGGCGCTCTCCTCGGTGCGGCGACACTCCTGGCCATGACGGCCTGGGCGCAGGGGCTGCCGCGACTGGTCGGTGCAGTCGTCTTCCCGGTCGGTTTCTGCATGCTGGTCTTGCTCGGTCTAGAACTCGCCACGGGTAACTTCGCGTTGCTGCCCGCTGCCTGGTACCGGAGACGGATCACAGCCGCAGCAGTCGTGCGCAACTGGGGGTGGGTCTATCTGGGGAATTGCCTCGGCTCGATCGGCTTCGCGGTACTCGCTGTCGCCAGCCTGACAGGGTGGTGGAGTCACGAGGCCGGACCGCTCGGCGAGCAACTGCGCCAGCTGGCCGCGAGCAAGGTGCTGCTCTACCGCGAATCGGGATGGCTGGGCTGGTCGACCGCGCTGACCAAGGGGGTTCTCGCCAACTGGCTGGTGACGGTCGGCACGGCCCTCGCTTTCGTCTCGCGGTCGACCAGTGGCAAGATCGCGGCGATGTGGTTGCCGATCATGACATTCTTCGGACTGGGTTACGAGCATTCGATCGTCAACCTGTTCGTCATTCCAGCTGGCATGCTGGCAGGAGCACCGATCGGGGTGGGCACCTGGCTCATTTGGAACCAGGTGCCATCCACCCTAGGAAACGTGATCGGCGGGGCGCTCTTCACCGGTCTCCCGCTGGTCTGGACACACGGTGAGCGATGA
- a CDS encoding cytochrome c oxidase assembly protein, with translation MSSVPEPLVWLPLSAWLDPRNWTWRVPVVVVLSWLLAGYAVGMMRLAARWPQGWRLAPRAFAWGIGAAMLALALLSPLDDLGGLFFSWHMVQHLVLLYAAPVLLRGWPYPVFLWALPACLRVRVAALLWHGALGDRLLRWATRPVVAFATGILSLWLWHYPPLYDAVLARRWLHDLEHLTFFLGALLYWWPLIGAPPATGRFRTDGGRALYLILYGVQAGVLGALVTFWPSVLYHRYLAASGVPVERLLADQAFGGLVMWLSGPIVVTLLALATLGRASREVAESEVLTPH, from the coding sequence ATGAGCAGCGTACCGGAACCACTCGTCTGGCTGCCGCTTTCGGCTTGGCTCGATCCCCGCAACTGGACGTGGCGTGTCCCGGTCGTCGTGGTCCTGAGTTGGTTGCTCGCTGGCTACGCGGTGGGGATGATGCGACTCGCGGCGCGCTGGCCGCAGGGCTGGCGACTGGCTCCTCGCGCCTTCGCGTGGGGGATCGGCGCGGCGATGCTGGCACTGGCTCTGCTCTCGCCGCTGGACGATCTGGGTGGTCTCTTCTTCTCATGGCACATGGTGCAGCATCTGGTCCTCCTCTACGCTGCGCCGGTCCTGCTCCGAGGCTGGCCGTATCCAGTGTTCCTCTGGGCGTTGCCGGCGTGCCTGCGTGTGCGGGTGGCCGCTCTTCTGTGGCACGGTGCGCTGGGGGATCGCCTGCTCCGCTGGGCGACGCGGCCGGTGGTGGCGTTCGCGACAGGCATCCTTTCGCTGTGGCTCTGGCACTATCCGCCGCTCTACGATGCTGTCCTCGCCCGGCGGTGGCTCCACGATCTGGAGCACCTCACCTTTTTCCTGGGGGCGTTGCTGTACTGGTGGCCGCTCATCGGCGCCCCACCCGCGACGGGGCGTTTCCGAACCGACGGTGGTCGAGCGCTCTACCTGATCCTCTACGGTGTGCAGGCCGGAGTGCTCGGCGCACTGGTCACCTTCTGGCCCAGTGTGCTCTATCACCGTTACCTTGCGGCGAGCGGCGTGCCGGTGGAGCGGTTGCTGGCTGACCAAGCGTTCGGTGGCTTGGTGATGTGGCTCAGTGGGCCGATCGTGGTGACGCTGCTGGCTCTGGCCACGCTCGGTCGTGCGAGTCGGGAGGTTGCCGAGAGCGAGGTGCTCACACCACACTGA
- a CDS encoding cytochrome c oxidase subunit II, with product MQVGVGVLFLLLTIAWTGVLWWVATRSGQAVPYERVSAVISRIRRWGAPLVVALLAIAFLVSLLFLPYAGSRAQRLGEPAVTVDVTGRMWAWELSRTTLPRGQVVEFRVTALDVNHGFGIYAPDGRIVTQVQAMPGYTNRLLFRFDQPGVYTIRCLEFCATGHHLMQAQFTVQ from the coding sequence ATGCAGGTTGGTGTCGGGGTGCTCTTTCTTCTCCTGACGATCGCGTGGACTGGTGTGCTGTGGTGGGTCGCCACGCGGAGTGGGCAGGCGGTGCCCTACGAGCGGGTGAGTGCCGTCATCAGCCGGATCCGCCGATGGGGTGCGCCGTTGGTGGTTGCCCTCCTGGCGATCGCCTTTCTCGTCTCGCTGCTTTTCTTGCCCTACGCTGGGTCACGCGCGCAGCGGCTGGGTGAACCGGCAGTGACCGTGGACGTCACCGGCCGCATGTGGGCGTGGGAGCTGAGCCGGACAACTCTCCCACGCGGTCAGGTCGTCGAGTTCCGGGTCACTGCGCTGGACGTCAATCACGGGTTCGGCATCTACGCGCCGGATGGGCGGATCGTGACGCAAGTCCAAGCGATGCCGGGTTATACGAACCGGCTGCTCTTCCGCTTCGACCAACCTGGGGTCTACACGATCCGCTGCTTGGAGTTCTGCGCGACCGGGCATCACTTGATGCAGGCACAGTTCACCGTGCAATGA